In Haliaeetus albicilla chromosome 22, bHalAlb1.1, whole genome shotgun sequence, the genomic window TGGGATACACGGAACAAGCAGTACAGTGGTTCTTATGAATATATTTGAAACAAATAATAGTAACATAGGCGCCTCTAGATCAGCCACATTAAGAACCCACATTCTCCAATTATGACTTTACAACttgtaaaatatttcctgtgcttctaatttgctgcttctcattTCCTCTTGAACTCAGTTTACTTGGTGTCTCAGCCTCCAATCATCGTAGCAGGAATCTTCTCAAGCAAACCAACATCCACAATATGCCCTTCCTGCCGCCAGCACATCACCACACAGGTCACCTACAGACTGGGCAAACTGTCTTACCTTCTGTGCACCAGCTTGTGTATGGTTGGGTAAGCTTTCATGTATACTTTGAAGATTCTTCATAGCAGAAGGTTAAAAaagaatcattaaaaaataaaaagttctaGCTAGTGCTTATATAGACAGTTTGCCCTTCTTTACTTGATAAGAAGTCATTCTGTCCATTCTAGATGCAGTCATCATGGCTACAGGAGATGCAAACTTGCTAAATTTAACCAAGTATGTTATTACTTTTCAtaagacaaacaaaaattagTACAAGATTGTCCAATTCCCTCCTGTAATTCAGAATTGGGCTCAGAATCAGACTAACGCATAAGATGTTAGCAGTGAAGATGATTAATTTTTTGGAAGATACTTTAAACATTAAGAGACTTGGGAAAGAAGTGGATTGATGCAGTGAAAAGGCAGACAGAAtaaggcagagaaaaagcacagatgtagccagcagaaagaaaagtcagTAAACCATTCCATGTGTGTCCATCTCTGGCTGTAGGTGCTGTTTTGGATGCTGCTTCATACCTTTCTTCGTGAGGATCTTCAAGGACGCAGACCATTACTGCCCATGCTGCCAATTTCATATTTATAGATACAAAAGACTATAGAGACAAAGTTTACGCAAACAGATGATGTCAAATCTCTGCTTCCTAATAGCTTAAGATTCTACACATAAAACTACTGCTAAGAAACATGTATGAGTAGGCTTAGGTTCTGCAGCTCCCTTGCTGGTGAATCCATCTGGAGTTTACCATCACGTGGTTGGACTGACTTTAATACAAAAAGCCTTGAAGACTAATTTACAGTGTCACTTGAATTTATGCTCTATTTGAATCATCATTCTGAGCTGTGAAGTGACCAGCTAGTGAGAACTTCAGCACTACTACTACTCCTCTCAAATCTCCAACCCAGCTGGGACACAGACTCTTCTGGAATTTTCAACCCACCAGTAACCGAGAGGTTTGGACATGGACATTTTAGAGAAGCACTTACCTTCTATGCACTGGAACTGACTGGTCGGgatttcatttctctctgttcttctTCCTATGGCACCCAcccctgcagggctgtgggcgGTACAGTGTAGCTGATTATTTATACGAAACACTAAGTTATGAGACTATCTTTACTGTGTTATATATgaggtaaaaaaataaacccgTTATCATTAATACTGGCAAAACATCTCCTGTCTGCACTGTTTCCTTTCCACTACAGTGCGTCATCTACCAGATAAGGACTTACTAGGCTTTATACTTTACAGAGAACTTTCACAGTTCTCATCCAAAATCACTTATCTGGTAAAATCAGATCTCCATAATTATCTCCCCAGAAGGTGTGCAGACCCTGCTCAACACTGACAGCAGCAGCgactgctgctggttttggtggCTGGAacaataaagagaagaaaacactcTATTTCAATGTTTTAAGATCACACATGTTTTCACGTTAGTACCGCAATTACCGTAGGCAACCGGGATGCATGACAAGCAGCACTCGGGCTGCGGCCCTACCGTTGCATTTCGTTATGACTGAGAGACCCTGCCCGTGCTCTGAAGCTTCTATAGATACCAGGTCGTTAGAAGAACTTTAAAACTTCCCACTTAGCCTGGCATTAAGTTTGCTCTAGCTCTGTGTTTTAGCTATTTGGTCAATTTAAGCCATGAAAAGAAGAGCGCGCCCCTGAACAGCTCTTTCCCAATAGCGACTCCGGACTCCTGGAGATCCTCCCAGGCCAGGCCTATTTGCCGCGGGAGAGGTTTGCCGGTTCCCCGTACCCCGCGGCTGCTGCCGCACAAGGACCGTCTGCTCACCGGGCACTACGGGAAGACGCCAGAGAACCGGGCGGGCTCTCCCGGTTGCGCAGCCGGCTGGGGACCGCCCGCGCTGCTCTCGGAAGGGACCCGGAGCGGAAAGGTCCGACCGCGGGGAGCGGCAGGCAGCCCAGAGCCCTTACTACTTCATCTTCTGAAGCGCCACGCCACTCCCCGGTACCCTTTCCTGCAGTTTTT contains:
- the LITAFD gene encoding lITAF domain-containing protein produces the protein MPSEKAHVEIPMIMYEPHHEPYAQEPSAPAYCSQEGRYEYPSPPPYSCRETATLEQPVYLVSQPPIIVAGIFSSKPTSTICPSCRQHITTQVTYRLGKLSYLLCTSLCMVGCCFGCCFIPFFVRIFKDADHYCPCCQFHIYRYKRL